One Scophthalmus maximus strain ysfricsl-2021 chromosome 1, ASM2237912v1, whole genome shotgun sequence genomic region harbors:
- the faimb gene encoding fas apoptotic inhibitory molecule b, which produces MLSGDLVASWEVALSDGVHRIEFAHGTTTGKRVVYVNGQEVVRRDWLFKLVGKETFALGGAKTKATINIEAVSGFAYEYSLEVDGKSLQMFTDNRAKSTETWLLRVDGEDRRVVLEKDTMDVWCNGQKMETTGEFVDDGSETSFTLGEHECCIKATISGRKKSGVLHHFLLDGEKIPQSHS; this is translated from the exons ATGCTGAGTGGGGACCTGGTGGCGTCGTGGGAAGTGGCGCTGAGCGACGGCGTCCACAGGATCGAGTTTGCTCATGGCACCACCACCGGGAAACGAGTCGTCTACGTCAACGGACAG GAAGTGGTCAGAAGAGACTGGCTGTTCAAACTGGTGGGGAAGGAAACCTTCGCGTTGGGCGGAGCCAAAACAAAAGCCACGATAAACATCGAGGCGGTGAGCGGCTTCGCCTACGAGTACTCGCTGGAGGTGGACGGCAAGAGCCTGCAGATGTTCACCGACAACCGAGCCAAGAGCACGGAGACGTGGCTGCTGCGGGTGGACGGCGAGGACCGCAGGGTGGTGCTGG AAAAGGACACAATGGACGTTTGGTGCAATGGACAGAAAATGGAAACGACG GGAGAGTTTGTGGACGACGGCAGCGAGACGAGCTTCACTCTGGGGGAACACGAGTGTTGCATCAAGGCCACGATCagcgggaggaagaagagcggcgtcctccaccacttcctgttggacGGAGAGAAGATCCCACAGAGCCATAGCTGA